One window of Acidobacteriaceae bacterium genomic DNA carries:
- a CDS encoding type II toxin-antitoxin system PemK/MazF family toxin, with amino-acid sequence MAGRIVRGDVRLYQFAAPDKKRPVLVLTRDSALEYLPSVTVAPITSTIRGVPSEVVLHEADGLKTTCAVNLHNAVTVRQDRLGKRVTQLGPARMNEVCNALRFALGCDPSA; translated from the coding sequence GTGGCCGGCAGAATAGTTCGTGGCGACGTCCGTCTTTATCAATTCGCTGCACCTGATAAGAAGAGGCCAGTCCTCGTGCTCACCCGCGACAGTGCCTTGGAATATCTTCCGAGCGTCACGGTTGCACCGATCACGTCCACAATCCGCGGCGTGCCATCCGAGGTTGTCCTGCATGAAGCCGACGGACTGAAGACGACCTGCGCCGTCAATCTGCACAATGCCGTCACTGTCCGCCAGGATCGACTAGGCAAGCGAGTGACCCAACTCGGCCCTGCTCGTATGAACGAGGTCTGCAACGCTCTACGCTTCGCCCTCGGCTGCGATCCCTCCGCATAG
- a CDS encoding quinone oxidoreductase, whose amino-acid sequence MRAIQVKKTGGPEVLELVEVPRPEPKAGEVLVRIAASGVNFIDTYFREGRYPEKLPFIPGQEAAGVVEKLGEGVTGFAVGDHVAWNGTRGTYAEYACAQAKDLLHVPAGMNLDNAAAVLLQGMTAHYLIYDTYPVQRGDTVLVHAGAGGVGLLITQMLKMIGARVITTVSTDEKAELSRGAGADDVILYTKENFAEAVKRMVPEGLPVVYDSVGKTTFEDSLKCLRPRGLMALYGGSSGAVPPFDLIRLSTMGSLYVTRPTLKDYVRTREELERRAKDVFDWVAEGKLKVRIGKRYSLDEAQQAQIDLQARKTTGKVLIVP is encoded by the coding sequence ATGCGAGCGATTCAGGTAAAGAAGACGGGTGGCCCGGAGGTTCTGGAGCTGGTGGAGGTTCCGCGGCCCGAGCCGAAGGCCGGCGAGGTGCTGGTGCGCATTGCGGCGTCCGGCGTGAACTTTATCGATACATATTTTCGCGAGGGGCGCTATCCGGAGAAACTGCCGTTTATTCCGGGGCAGGAGGCGGCGGGGGTCGTTGAAAAGCTTGGTGAGGGCGTAACGGGGTTTGCGGTTGGGGACCACGTTGCGTGGAATGGGACGCGCGGGACGTATGCGGAGTATGCGTGCGCGCAGGCGAAGGATCTGCTGCATGTGCCGGCGGGGATGAATCTCGATAATGCTGCGGCGGTGTTGCTGCAGGGGATGACGGCGCACTACCTGATCTATGACACGTACCCTGTGCAGCGAGGGGATACGGTGCTGGTACATGCGGGCGCGGGCGGAGTGGGGCTGCTGATTACGCAGATGCTGAAGATGATTGGCGCGCGGGTGATCACGACGGTGTCGACCGACGAGAAGGCGGAGCTGTCGCGGGGGGCGGGAGCGGACGATGTGATCCTGTACACGAAGGAGAACTTCGCGGAAGCGGTGAAGAGGATGGTGCCGGAGGGGTTGCCGGTGGTGTATGACTCGGTGGGGAAGACGACGTTTGAGGACTCGCTGAAGTGTTTGCGGCCGAGAGGGTTGATGGCGCTGTATGGAGGGTCGAGCGGGGCGGTGCCTCCGTTCGATCTGATACGGCTGTCGACGATGGGGTCTCTGTACGTGACGCGGCCGACACTGAAGGATTATGTGCGGACGCGCGAGGAGCTGGAGCGGCGAGCGAAGGATGTGTTCGACTGGGTCGCCGAAGGGAAGCTGAAGGTGCGGATCGGGAAGAGGTATTCGCTGGACGAGGCGCAGCAGGCGCAGATCGATCTGCAGGCGCGGAAGACGACGGGGAAGGTGCTGATCGTTCCGTGA
- a CDS encoding PEP-CTERM sorting domain-containing protein, translated as MRVSKWYALAGAVFLVASSQVSRADTLKFINSTGQIQDAGSKTVGPEDVYLYPYNFSVNGSSTTTQLMCVSFDNEITAGESWDVKIESIAQASANATQLMNYEADAWLFSQITPSSTSTQIANVQFAAWAVGDPTVANATYDPYYAANETAINQLLSDAFANATPADLSNYNNYELYVPTSWDSSNGEPQTFIGPAPAPEPGTLALLGSGLLGMGGIFRRRMRKA; from the coding sequence ATGCGTGTTTCGAAGTGGTATGCCCTGGCGGGTGCGGTGTTTCTTGTTGCATCGTCGCAGGTAAGTCGTGCAGACACCTTGAAGTTTATTAACTCGACGGGTCAGATCCAGGATGCCGGCAGCAAGACTGTCGGGCCGGAGGATGTGTATCTGTATCCGTATAACTTCAGCGTGAATGGGTCGTCGACGACCACGCAGCTTATGTGTGTGAGCTTTGACAACGAGATCACTGCGGGCGAGAGCTGGGATGTGAAGATCGAATCGATCGCGCAGGCGTCGGCCAATGCTACGCAGTTGATGAATTACGAGGCGGATGCGTGGCTGTTCTCGCAGATTACGCCGAGCAGCACGTCGACGCAGATTGCGAACGTCCAGTTTGCAGCGTGGGCGGTTGGCGATCCGACGGTTGCGAACGCTACGTACGATCCGTACTACGCGGCGAATGAAACGGCAATCAACCAACTGCTGAGCGATGCTTTCGCCAACGCGACCCCTGCGGATCTGAGCAACTACAACAACTATGAGCTGTACGTGCCAACGAGCTGGGACTCTTCGAATGGCGAGCCGCAGACGTTCATCGGGCCGGCGCCGGCGCCGGAACCGGGGACCCTTGCGCTGCTTGGAAGCGGACTGCTGGGCATGGGTGGCATCTTCCGTCGCAGAATGCGGAAGGCGTAG
- a CDS encoding C1 family peptidase, translated as MHARTRRALRLFFVFAIASALLSSASAQSTTPTIRTLFDFCRLVVPAANAAVFEPPDPCIAATLQNEQLALEDIQHLLVIADYLIKNPNPQLLKLLLSNPTPGANVQPVGDGNWKVTVAFTVPPDCVTGAAAVGNCPPPSTMVETQGISGKISGVYDSVVFAESAGAQLNLYTNAYVNALQSCSNPGTIAPSAVGPACNLGNLPLPSSLTGAPVSTVVSALGSLAVNWPVILRNPLPSLMPPSPADCDGETGGTAQNGNYGDRSGNNNACTPSSTGLYATLPTANFPLRPYLTCVKDQGNRETCHTFAATSAMELMVSQNHGVKVNLAEEDLMEHYRLTWSPGYMHETGDSFEELSDAISNNYFFPYEKSWDYNPSHSRTFSDAVYHNSCANYPGSEPGCSDSAPQAPGFCTSIDIFGIYLPICALHDAGVSGSPYHPTSVTSFWNPNDTELSVEYLVLNLAFNQAVVWSFNVSPNFGAGGNTTVNSKGQTVVTTPGYITYNASDVQAKPLGGHVVHVVGFAGNDELPAGIPPAVGPGYFIIKNSWDNCFADAGYIYLDWEYMKATGYQAYALSSIN; from the coding sequence ATGCACGCTCGCACACGTCGCGCACTCCGGCTGTTTTTCGTCTTCGCGATTGCCTCCGCTCTGCTTTCAAGTGCATCCGCGCAAAGCACCACGCCGACGATCAGGACTCTCTTCGACTTCTGCCGGCTGGTTGTTCCTGCAGCGAATGCGGCGGTGTTCGAGCCGCCAGACCCGTGCATTGCGGCCACGCTGCAGAACGAGCAACTGGCGCTGGAAGATATCCAGCACCTGCTTGTAATTGCCGATTACCTTATCAAGAATCCGAACCCGCAACTGCTGAAGCTGCTGCTTTCGAATCCGACGCCCGGTGCGAACGTACAGCCTGTGGGCGACGGGAATTGGAAGGTGACGGTGGCATTCACGGTGCCGCCTGACTGCGTGACCGGCGCCGCGGCTGTGGGGAACTGTCCTCCGCCGAGCACAATGGTTGAGACGCAAGGAATCTCCGGCAAGATCAGCGGGGTCTATGACTCGGTTGTTTTCGCGGAGAGCGCCGGTGCTCAATTGAACCTGTATACCAACGCTTACGTCAACGCGTTGCAGAGCTGCAGCAATCCGGGGACGATCGCGCCGAGCGCGGTTGGGCCGGCGTGCAATTTAGGTAATCTCCCGCTGCCGTCCAGCCTCACGGGAGCGCCGGTTTCAACCGTCGTCTCTGCGCTTGGTTCGCTGGCGGTCAACTGGCCTGTCATCCTGCGCAATCCGCTGCCATCGTTGATGCCGCCTTCGCCGGCTGACTGCGATGGAGAGACTGGCGGCACGGCGCAGAACGGGAACTACGGCGATCGCTCGGGGAACAATAACGCGTGCACGCCATCGTCAACGGGGCTGTACGCGACGCTGCCGACTGCGAACTTTCCGCTGCGGCCGTATCTCACGTGCGTGAAAGACCAGGGGAATCGGGAGACGTGTCATACATTTGCGGCGACTTCGGCGATGGAGTTGATGGTGTCGCAGAATCATGGGGTGAAGGTGAATCTCGCTGAAGAAGACCTGATGGAGCACTACCGGCTGACCTGGAGCCCGGGTTACATGCACGAGACGGGAGACTCGTTTGAAGAACTCAGCGACGCGATCAGCAACAACTACTTTTTCCCCTACGAAAAATCGTGGGACTACAACCCTTCGCACTCGCGGACGTTTTCGGATGCGGTGTACCACAACTCCTGCGCGAACTATCCTGGCAGCGAACCTGGCTGTTCAGATTCGGCGCCGCAGGCTCCGGGCTTCTGTACAAGCATCGATATCTTCGGGATCTACCTTCCGATTTGTGCATTGCACGATGCCGGAGTGTCGGGGTCGCCGTATCATCCAACGTCGGTGACGTCGTTCTGGAATCCGAATGACACCGAATTGTCTGTGGAGTATCTGGTACTGAATCTGGCTTTTAATCAGGCTGTGGTGTGGAGCTTCAACGTGAGTCCGAACTTTGGCGCCGGCGGGAACACTACGGTCAACAGCAAGGGACAGACGGTCGTGACCACGCCGGGATACATCACCTATAACGCCAGCGATGTGCAGGCTAAGCCGCTCGGCGGGCATGTTGTTCATGTGGTGGGATTCGCAGGGAATGACGAGCTGCCTGCAGGTATTCCGCCTGCTGTTGGGCCTGGCTACTTCATCATCAAGAATAGTTGGGATAACTGCTTTGCGGACGCCGGCTATATTTATCTGGATTGGGAGTACATGAAGGCCACGGGCTATCAGGCCTATGCGCTTTCCAGCATCAATTGA
- a CDS encoding glycosyltransferase family 2 protein, with the protein MPKYSIVVPFHNEEENVTRLYDRVKGVMEHVEASFELVFVDDGSRDRTYRLLEEIAAVDSRVLVVKLRRNFGQTSALAAGFDHASGEFIVAMDGDLQHDPNEIPRFLAKLEEGYDVVSGWRSQRADNFVRRVPSRVANWMMAGLSGVDIHDFGTTFKAYRRELIQNIPLYGEMHRFIPALASWYGATICEVPISNPARENGQSHYGLGRTFRVFFDLVTIRFLLKYMTRPLHFFGGLGSVGVLSGGGIALWLLIHKLLSGHDVAGEHAPLFIIASVLIVAGMQLIGVGLLGELQVRHFFTQSHRSPYAVERVVRMRSSEESLLR; encoded by the coding sequence GTGCCGAAATATTCCATCGTCGTTCCTTTTCACAATGAAGAGGAGAACGTCACGCGACTTTACGACCGCGTGAAGGGCGTGATGGAGCATGTCGAGGCGAGCTTTGAGCTGGTGTTTGTGGATGATGGCTCGCGCGACCGCACGTACAGGCTGCTGGAGGAGATTGCGGCGGTCGACTCTCGTGTGCTGGTGGTGAAGCTGCGGCGGAACTTTGGGCAGACGTCGGCGCTGGCGGCCGGGTTTGATCATGCGTCGGGCGAGTTCATCGTGGCGATGGATGGTGACCTGCAGCATGACCCGAATGAGATTCCGCGGTTTCTGGCGAAGCTGGAAGAGGGTTACGACGTGGTGAGCGGATGGCGCTCGCAGCGCGCGGACAACTTCGTGCGCAGGGTGCCTTCGCGGGTGGCCAACTGGATGATGGCCGGGCTTTCCGGGGTGGACATTCACGACTTTGGAACGACGTTCAAGGCGTACCGCCGCGAGTTGATCCAGAACATTCCGCTTTACGGCGAGATGCACCGCTTCATTCCGGCGCTGGCGAGCTGGTACGGGGCGACGATCTGCGAGGTGCCGATCTCCAACCCGGCGCGCGAGAACGGGCAGAGTCATTACGGGCTGGGGCGCACGTTCCGTGTGTTCTTCGATCTGGTGACGATTCGCTTCCTGCTGAAGTACATGACGCGGCCGCTGCATTTCTTCGGGGGGCTGGGGTCGGTTGGTGTGCTGAGCGGCGGCGGGATTGCGCTGTGGCTGCTGATTCATAAGCTGTTGTCGGGGCACGATGTCGCGGGCGAGCATGCGCCATTGTTCATCATTGCGAGTGTGTTGATTGTGGCGGGTATGCAGTTGATCGGCGTGGGGCTGCTGGGTGAGCTGCAGGTGCGGCACTTCTTCACGCAGTCGCACAGGTCGCCGTATGCGGTGGAGCGCGTGGTGCGGATGCGGTCGTCGGAAGAGAGTCTGCTGCGGTAA
- a CDS encoding ribbon-helix-helix domain-containing protein — translation MRSTVMETVQIVLDKKLLQAADRAARRLKRNRSALVRDALRAHLRQLAIGELELRDRQGYLSQHNIDNDLQIWESEAEWPAE, via the coding sequence GTGAGGTCCACAGTCATGGAAACCGTGCAGATCGTTCTTGATAAGAAGCTCCTGCAGGCCGCCGACCGTGCAGCACGCCGTTTGAAGCGTAACCGTTCCGCCCTGGTCCGCGATGCCCTGCGGGCGCACCTTCGCCAACTCGCCATCGGAGAGCTCGAGCTGCGCGATCGCCAGGGTTATCTGAGTCAGCACAACATCGATAATGATTTGCAAATCTGGGAGTCGGAGGCAGAGTGGCCGGCAGAATAG
- a CDS encoding glutamate synthase-related protein: MPLLFPQRPKCLSTGDVQPGGGSLSEVALPEGRASLPEGLAEGPKSLIDPRFDQDSCGVGFVASALAKANHKILEDALTALARLEHRGAVAADGASSDGVGLMTNVPRALLLKSAGIELADDATLGVGMVFLPQGETRAEAVIERALKAQELKVLAWRDVPTRPEILGEIARSTMPTVRQVLVGDAAVHANLDPMERRLYLARKQFERAVELNEVTGYICSLSAQTIVYKAMCLGRLLPEFYPDLASPEFVTQFAIFHQRYATNTLPTWHRAQPSRKLAHNGEINTVWGNRSRMRARGSTLPVECKPVLTEGGTDSASLDEAIELLSHNGRTIAESVRMLLPPAITKRVHPFLEYHRECAEPWDGPAAIAFSDGIVVGAALDRNGLRPCRYAITSEGIVVAGSEAGLVDLDPGTVIESGRLGPGEMLGVDMSERKVYHNEDMMDVFDSREEFLALTRMEPLVPLQASDLGLPVEELSRVQKGFGYTKEDVNMILKPMASTGKDAVWSMGDDTPLAFLAKSPRPLYAFFRQRFAQVTNPPIDSLRESVVVSLHTRLGPWPHLLEKNAPLPGIALDSPFLSLGQMAALRSGQYPHKEELCVEELACVFSPEKTLEQAIEELSLRAVEMVRKGARVVVLTDRSASAERIPVPMAMATGAVHEALVDAGLRTLCGLAVEAGDCRDVHHAAVLIGYGAGAVCPWLALETARTYVGEKGFPEGVDAEKYLLKSLDAGLAKVMSKMGISVVNSYRMAHLFDILGLHKSVVDRCFPDTPAPLSGIGFSELERRLRAAWIGESVEPAAAKADLPDYGWVRFRKADTAEPHQWQPPNVKALQTVVGSARGVPPASDAAQAFQIFTRNVDTAEPRSLRDLLEVRPAGPELAIDDVEAPESLCHHFIASAMSLGSLSPEAHSTITQAMNMLGARSNTGEGGEDRAVYSLQGQGPRAGGPEGEFAAAARESNGGAAVAEMVSAPAVHASLNNKIKQIASGRFGVTAEYLAHAEEIEIKVAQGAKPGEGGQLPGHKVSGLIARLRHAQPGVALISPPPHHDIYSIEDLAQLIYDLKRVNKRAAVGVKLVSSFGVGTVAAGVAKAYADYVVIAGNTGGTGAAALSSIKYAGNPWELGLSEAQQVLRANGMRERVRLRTDGGIATARDVLMAALLGADEYAFGTAVLVALGCDMARQCHLNTCPTGIATQKPELRAKFRGKPEHVVTFFKQLAGDLQRLLAKFGLPSLEAAIGRVDLLEQVRFDGNLNLTPLLADGDDGPRRWGGGRNDRPEAKEPLDEQWTRQAVAAAQKGKSFEVGAEICNEDRSVGARLSGELALLRAKGEIECVDVTFDLHGTAGQSFGAFAAEGIKLILTGQANDFVGKGLSGAELVLRPVGRAVERSGDHVLLGNVALYGATAGKLFAAGRAGERFAVRNSGAIAVIEGIGDHGCEYMTGGVVVILGEIGINFGAGMTGGLAWVLDRDGEIVEKTRYHDEFLEAVAFEACTEEEQAQLRGLLDEHVRLTDSVLASGMLNDWESAAKEFVLFRPKPQA, from the coding sequence GCTGGGATTGAATTGGCTGACGATGCGACGCTGGGCGTGGGCATGGTGTTTTTGCCGCAGGGAGAGACGCGCGCCGAGGCGGTGATTGAGCGCGCGCTGAAGGCGCAGGAGCTGAAGGTGCTGGCGTGGCGGGATGTGCCGACGCGGCCGGAGATCTTGGGCGAAATTGCTCGCTCGACGATGCCGACGGTCCGGCAGGTGCTGGTGGGCGATGCGGCGGTGCATGCGAACCTCGACCCGATGGAGCGCAGGCTGTACCTGGCGCGCAAGCAATTTGAGCGCGCGGTCGAACTGAACGAGGTTACGGGCTATATTTGCTCGCTCTCGGCGCAGACGATTGTGTACAAGGCGATGTGCCTGGGGAGATTGCTGCCCGAGTTCTATCCGGATCTGGCGTCGCCGGAGTTTGTGACGCAGTTCGCGATCTTCCATCAGCGGTATGCGACGAACACGCTGCCGACGTGGCATCGCGCGCAGCCGTCGCGCAAGCTGGCGCATAACGGCGAGATCAATACGGTGTGGGGCAATCGCTCGAGGATGCGGGCGCGCGGGTCGACGCTGCCGGTGGAGTGCAAGCCGGTGTTGACGGAAGGTGGAACGGATTCGGCGTCGCTGGATGAGGCGATTGAGCTGCTGAGCCACAACGGGCGGACGATTGCGGAGAGCGTGCGCATGCTGCTGCCGCCGGCAATTACGAAGCGCGTGCATCCGTTCCTGGAGTACCACCGGGAGTGCGCTGAGCCGTGGGATGGGCCGGCGGCGATTGCGTTCAGCGATGGCATTGTTGTGGGTGCGGCTCTGGACAGGAATGGGTTGCGGCCTTGCCGGTATGCGATCACGAGCGAGGGGATTGTGGTCGCGGGGTCCGAGGCTGGACTGGTGGACCTGGATCCGGGAACGGTGATTGAGAGCGGACGGTTGGGGCCGGGCGAGATGCTCGGTGTGGATATGTCCGAGCGGAAGGTGTACCACAACGAAGACATGATGGACGTCTTCGACTCGCGCGAGGAGTTTTTGGCGCTGACGCGGATGGAGCCGCTGGTGCCATTGCAGGCATCGGACCTTGGCTTACCGGTTGAGGAACTCTCGCGGGTGCAGAAGGGCTTCGGGTACACGAAGGAAGACGTCAACATGATTTTGAAGCCCATGGCGAGCACCGGGAAGGACGCGGTGTGGTCGATGGGTGATGACACGCCGCTGGCGTTTCTGGCGAAGAGTCCGCGACCGCTGTATGCGTTCTTCCGGCAGCGGTTTGCGCAGGTGACGAATCCGCCGATTGATTCGCTGCGCGAATCGGTGGTGGTGAGTCTGCACACGCGGCTGGGACCGTGGCCGCATTTGCTGGAGAAGAACGCGCCGCTGCCTGGCATTGCGCTGGATTCGCCGTTCTTGTCGCTGGGACAGATGGCGGCGTTGCGGAGCGGACAGTATCCGCATAAGGAAGAGCTGTGCGTGGAGGAGCTGGCGTGCGTATTTTCGCCGGAGAAGACTCTCGAACAGGCGATTGAAGAGCTGAGCCTGCGTGCGGTGGAGATGGTGCGCAAGGGAGCGCGGGTGGTGGTGCTGACGGATCGCAGCGCTTCGGCGGAGCGGATTCCGGTGCCGATGGCGATGGCAACGGGCGCGGTGCATGAGGCGCTGGTGGACGCGGGGCTGCGTACGCTGTGCGGGCTGGCGGTGGAGGCCGGCGATTGCCGCGATGTGCATCATGCGGCGGTGCTGATCGGGTATGGCGCGGGCGCGGTGTGCCCGTGGCTGGCGCTGGAGACGGCGCGGACGTACGTGGGTGAAAAGGGATTTCCGGAGGGCGTGGACGCAGAGAAGTATCTGCTGAAGTCGCTGGATGCGGGGCTGGCCAAGGTGATGTCGAAGATGGGCATCAGCGTGGTGAACAGCTATCGCATGGCGCACCTGTTCGACATTCTTGGTCTGCATAAGAGCGTGGTGGACCGGTGTTTTCCGGATACGCCGGCGCCGCTGTCAGGGATTGGGTTTTCTGAGCTGGAGCGGAGGCTGCGGGCGGCGTGGATTGGCGAGAGTGTTGAGCCGGCGGCGGCGAAGGCTGACCTGCCGGATTATGGATGGGTTCGGTTCCGCAAGGCGGATACGGCGGAGCCTCATCAATGGCAGCCGCCGAATGTGAAGGCGCTGCAGACGGTGGTGGGAAGCGCAAGAGGCGTGCCGCCCGCGAGTGATGCGGCGCAGGCGTTTCAGATTTTCACGCGCAATGTGGATACGGCGGAGCCGCGATCGCTGAGAGATTTGCTGGAGGTTCGACCGGCGGGGCCGGAGCTGGCGATTGACGATGTTGAGGCGCCGGAGAGTTTGTGCCATCACTTCATTGCGAGCGCGATGTCGCTGGGCTCGCTGAGCCCGGAGGCCCACTCGACGATCACGCAGGCGATGAACATGCTGGGCGCGAGGTCGAATACGGGTGAGGGTGGCGAAGATCGCGCGGTGTACAGTTTGCAGGGTCAGGGGCCGAGAGCTGGTGGACCGGAGGGTGAGTTCGCTGCGGCTGCGCGTGAGAGCAATGGAGGCGCGGCGGTGGCGGAGATGGTGAGTGCGCCGGCGGTGCATGCGAGCCTGAATAACAAGATTAAGCAGATTGCTTCGGGGCGTTTTGGCGTGACGGCGGAGTACCTGGCGCACGCGGAGGAGATCGAGATCAAGGTGGCGCAGGGAGCGAAGCCCGGTGAGGGTGGACAGCTTCCGGGACACAAGGTTTCGGGGTTGATCGCGAGACTGCGGCATGCGCAGCCGGGAGTGGCGCTGATCTCGCCGCCACCGCATCATGACATCTACTCGATTGAAGATCTGGCGCAGTTGATCTATGACCTGAAGCGCGTGAACAAGCGCGCGGCGGTGGGTGTGAAGCTGGTGTCGAGCTTTGGCGTGGGCACGGTGGCTGCGGGCGTGGCGAAGGCTTACGCGGATTACGTGGTGATTGCCGGCAACACGGGAGGCACGGGGGCGGCGGCCCTTTCGAGCATCAAGTATGCGGGGAATCCGTGGGAGCTTGGGCTGAGCGAAGCGCAGCAGGTGCTGCGGGCGAATGGCATGCGCGAGCGCGTGCGGCTGCGCACGGATGGCGGAATTGCGACGGCGCGGGATGTGCTGATGGCAGCGCTGCTGGGTGCGGACGAATATGCGTTCGGCACGGCGGTGTTGGTGGCCCTGGGCTGCGACATGGCGCGGCAGTGCCACCTGAACACCTGCCCGACGGGCATTGCGACGCAGAAGCCGGAGCTGCGGGCCAAGTTCCGCGGCAAGCCGGAGCACGTGGTGACGTTCTTCAAGCAGCTTGCGGGCGATCTGCAGCGGCTGCTGGCGAAGTTCGGGCTGCCGAGTCTGGAGGCGGCGATTGGGCGTGTGGATCTGCTGGAGCAGGTGCGGTTCGACGGCAACCTGAATTTGACGCCGCTGCTGGCGGATGGCGATGACGGACCGCGGCGTTGGGGCGGCGGACGGAATGACAGACCTGAGGCGAAGGAACCTTTGGACGAGCAGTGGACGCGGCAGGCCGTGGCCGCGGCGCAGAAGGGCAAGAGCTTCGAGGTGGGCGCGGAGATCTGCAACGAGGACCGTTCGGTGGGCGCGCGGCTGTCCGGTGAGCTTGCGCTGCTGCGGGCGAAGGGCGAGATCGAGTGCGTGGATGTGACGTTCGATCTGCATGGGACGGCTGGGCAAAGCTTCGGCGCGTTTGCGGCGGAGGGGATCAAGCTGATCCTGACGGGGCAGGCGAATGACTTTGTGGGCAAGGGACTGTCGGGCGCGGAGCTGGTGCTGCGGCCGGTGGGACGAGCGGTGGAGCGGAGCGGCGATCACGTGCTGTTGGGCAATGTCGCGCTGTACGGGGCAACCGCTGGGAAATTGTTCGCTGCGGGAAGAGCGGGCGAGCGGTTTGCGGTGAGAAACTCGGGTGCGATTGCGGTCATCGAGGGTATCGGCGACCACGGCTGCGAGTACATGACGGGCGGCGTTGTGGTGATTCTCGGCGAGATTGGGATCAACTTCGGCGCGGGCATGACGGGCGGACTGGCGTGGGTGCTGGATCGCGATGGCGAGATCGTTGAAAAGACGCGCTATCACGATGAGTTTCTGGAGGCGGTCGCGTTTGAGGCGTGCACGGAAGAGGAGCAGGCGCAGTTGCGCGGGCTGCTGGATGAGCATGTGCGGTTGACGGATAGTGTGCTGGCCAGTGGGATGCTGAACGACTGGGAGAGCGCGGCGAAGGAGTTTGTGTTGTTCCGGCCGAAGCCGCAGGCGTGA
- a CDS encoding PLP-dependent aspartate aminotransferase family protein, which yields MSEKNLGFATRAIHEGQEPDELTGAVNVPIYLTSTYKQDGIGKMRRGYEYARLTNPTRDALEESLCALEGGTSAHCFGSGMAAITALCTMMKAGDHVVCTDNVYGGTSRLFNQVLVNYGLTFTYVDTRDVDAVKAALRPETKLVHLETPTNPMMSVTDIRAVAEVCHAKGVEVSVDNTFLSPYLQRPIELGADIVMHSTTKFLNGHSDGLGGVLVGTKPEHAERFRFVQKCTGGILSPFDSYLLLRGVKTLAVRMKQHDANGRVVADWLVERFGPEKVFYPGLKTHPQHELAKRQQKGFGSMLAFELGSLEAANAFVSKLELCYFAESLGGVETLVCHPATMTHAAVGAEGRKKLGITDGLIRISVGIEDVEDIIADLEQALEK from the coding sequence ATGAGTGAGAAGAATTTGGGGTTTGCGACGCGGGCGATTCATGAGGGGCAGGAGCCGGATGAGCTGACGGGTGCGGTGAATGTGCCGATCTATCTGACGTCCACGTACAAGCAGGATGGCATTGGGAAGATGCGGCGCGGCTATGAGTATGCGCGGCTGACCAATCCGACACGCGATGCGCTGGAAGAGAGTTTGTGCGCGCTGGAAGGTGGAACGAGTGCGCATTGTTTTGGGTCGGGAATGGCGGCGATTACGGCGCTGTGCACGATGATGAAGGCCGGCGATCATGTGGTGTGCACGGACAACGTGTACGGTGGGACGTCGCGGCTGTTCAACCAGGTGCTGGTGAACTATGGGCTGACGTTCACCTATGTGGACACGCGTGATGTGGATGCGGTTAAGGCTGCGCTGCGGCCGGAGACGAAGCTGGTGCACCTGGAGACGCCGACGAATCCGATGATGTCGGTGACGGATATTCGCGCGGTGGCGGAGGTGTGTCACGCGAAGGGCGTCGAGGTCAGCGTAGACAACACGTTCCTGTCGCCTTATCTGCAGCGGCCGATTGAGCTGGGCGCGGATATCGTGATGCATTCGACGACGAAGTTTTTGAATGGGCACTCGGATGGACTGGGCGGTGTTCTGGTGGGGACGAAACCGGAGCATGCGGAGCGGTTCCGGTTTGTGCAGAAGTGCACGGGTGGAATTCTGTCGCCGTTTGATTCGTATTTGTTGCTGCGGGGCGTGAAGACGCTGGCGGTGCGAATGAAGCAGCATGATGCGAACGGGAGGGTTGTCGCGGATTGGTTGGTGGAGCGGTTCGGGCCGGAGAAGGTGTTTTATCCGGGACTGAAGACGCATCCGCAGCATGAGCTGGCGAAGCGGCAGCAGAAGGGGTTTGGGTCGATGTTGGCTTTTGAACTCGGTTCGCTCGAAGCAGCGAATGCGTTTGTTTCGAAGCTGGAGCTTTGTTACTTCGCGGAGTCGCTGGGTGGAGTGGAGACGCTGGTGTGTCATCCGGCGACGATGACGCATGCCGCGGTGGGAGCAGAGGGACGAAAGAAGCTGGGGATCACCGATGGGCTGATTCGAATCTCGGTGGGTATCGAAGATGTGGAGGACATCATCGCGGATTTGGAGCAGGCATTGGAGAAGTGA